Proteins found in one Ferrovibrio sp. MS7 genomic segment:
- a CDS encoding YbaK/EbsC family protein — MALDDNASVQRVRLALEAHAPGAGSRIIALSDSARTAAEAAAGLGCEVGAIVKSLVFDSGGPGNGRAVMALVAGDRMCDTAALGRALGLEKPPKRASADLVREATGFAIGGVSPFGHPGKLPMAIDASLQRFALLHAAAGHPHAVFPLTYAELLAWTGGQAVADLAPAS, encoded by the coding sequence ATGGCTTTAGACGACAACGCTTCCGTTCAGCGCGTGCGGCTGGCGCTGGAGGCCCATGCGCCGGGGGCGGGCAGCCGCATCATCGCGCTCTCCGACAGCGCACGGACAGCTGCCGAGGCGGCGGCAGGATTGGGCTGCGAAGTCGGCGCCATCGTGAAGTCGCTGGTATTCGATTCCGGAGGCCCAGGGAACGGGCGGGCGGTCATGGCCCTGGTGGCCGGCGACCGTATGTGCGACACGGCGGCGCTCGGTCGCGCGCTGGGGCTGGAGAAGCCGCCGAAGCGGGCTTCCGCCGACCTGGTGCGGGAAGCCACCGGCTTCGCCATCGGCGGCGTTTCGCCCTTCGGCCACCCTGGCAAACTGCCCATGGCAATCGATGCCTCGCTGCAGCGATTCGCCCTGCTGCATGCCGCTGCCGGGCATCCGCACGCGGTTTTCCCGCTCACCTATGCCGAATTGCTGGCCTGGACCGGCGGCCAGGCCGTCGCGGATCTGGCGCCCGCAAGCTGA
- a CDS encoding 2-hydroxychromene-2-carboxylate isomerase, translating to MTAPLRLSVWFDYASPYSYLAVSRVEGLVATRAANGQAIEIDWRPFLLGPIFQRRSANPSPFQDVSPSERGYRWRDVARHAALYDIPWTLPTRYPPMGLNAARLTLVALEEGWGRDLIRAAYSAAFAEDRDIADPEVLRQLASSLGRDGEAALRKAQSERVKIQLTQQVETAINGGLFGAPSFVVGASAEGTGGEVFWGNDRLEQALTWAEKPWL from the coding sequence ATGACAGCGCCGTTGCGGCTCAGCGTCTGGTTCGACTATGCCAGTCCCTATTCCTATCTCGCGGTGTCGCGGGTGGAGGGGCTGGTGGCCACGCGCGCGGCCAATGGCCAGGCCATCGAGATCGACTGGCGGCCTTTCCTGCTGGGGCCGATCTTCCAGCGCCGCTCGGCCAATCCCAGCCCGTTCCAGGATGTGTCGCCGTCCGAGCGCGGCTATCGCTGGCGCGACGTCGCCCGCCATGCCGCGCTCTATGACATCCCCTGGACCCTGCCGACGCGCTATCCGCCAATGGGCCTGAATGCCGCCCGGCTGACCCTGGTGGCACTGGAAGAGGGCTGGGGGCGGGACCTGATCCGCGCCGCTTACTCGGCCGCCTTCGCCGAGGATCGCGACATCGCCGATCCGGAAGTGCTGCGCCAGCTCGCCAGCAGCCTGGGCCGCGATGGCGAGGCGGCGTTGCGCAAGGCGCAGAGCGAGCGGGTGAAGATCCAACTCACCCAGCAGGTCGAGACCGCGATCAATGGCGGCCTGTTCGGCGCCCCGAGCTTCGTGGTCGGTGCCAGCGCCGAAGGCACTGGCGGCGAGGTCTTCTGGGGCAACGACCGCCTGGAACAGGCGCTGACCTGGGCAGAGAAGCCATGGCTTTAG